A window of the Gemmatimonadota bacterium genome harbors these coding sequences:
- a CDS encoding YkgJ family cysteine cluster protein, with product MAQEWRHLLKFRCTRCGNCCRDPIVLVTDEDVRRIIEGTDQAACDVVDFYKPSEIEWGEDQPGWIRLKSGQRIMGLRRTESGCQYLGEDDLCTIYDYRPVTCRRYPFDLEFDEEGDIELLSISQSTDCPYELDGYTPLGEIKAIAKWETWEEEPYYARVEAWNARKETGGKKTFLKFIGLE from the coding sequence ATGGCGCAAGAGTGGAGACACTTGCTCAAGTTTCGCTGCACTCGCTGTGGAAATTGCTGTCGAGACCCCATTGTTCTGGTTACTGACGAAGATGTGCGCCGCATTATTGAGGGCACAGATCAGGCGGCTTGTGATGTTGTCGATTTTTATAAGCCGAGTGAGATTGAATGGGGCGAAGATCAACCCGGCTGGATACGTTTGAAGTCTGGCCAGCGCATTATGGGATTGCGTAGAACCGAGAGTGGATGCCAATATCTGGGGGAAGACGATTTGTGTACTATCTACGATTATCGCCCGGTGACTTGCCGAAGGTATCCATTTGATCTCGAGTTTGACGAAGAGGGCGATATCGAGTTGCTTAGCATTAGCCAATCTACCGATTGTCCATATGAACTCGACGGGTACACGCCATTGGGTGAGATTAAGGCTATTGCAAAATGGGAGACGTGGGAAGAAGAACCCTATTATGCCAGAGTTGAAGCGTGGAACGCGCGCAAAGAGACGGGTGGAAAAAAGACGTTTCTCAAATTTATTGGGTTGGAGTGA
- a CDS encoding mandelate racemase/muconate lactonizing enzyme family protein has translation MKIKDIRAVAVDISPVQKTEPRVPKLPTDGFISPMARYSEFKRSEWNTSWTRTACVVTAQDGTWGVGFTNHSGPVLSIINDHFAPLLEGQNCMATEKLWDMMRRASSPYHTAGLSSYAISAVDNALWDLKGKILQRPVYELLGGPQKDKIFCYASNTDISYGTENSIEWFLELGFKAVKLFARYGPESGIEGINKTEELVAKTREQIGDDVELMLDAWMSLNVEYTVRLVEALKPYRLKWLEDYVLPEDMESYMKVRQRVPGQILATGEHWYTIHPFATAASQGLVDILQPDIQWAGGVTALMRICHIAEAHGLTVISHAGMNYPYGQHLSYAMPAIQWGERSEGVSPPGVPLEERVALPGTPVIKDGYLIPSNAPGFGLEITKDWLEQKVV, from the coding sequence ATGAAAATCAAAGATATTCGCGCAGTTGCCGTCGATATTTCTCCCGTTCAAAAAACAGAACCTCGCGTCCCGAAGTTGCCTACAGATGGGTTTATCAGCCCTATGGCGCGATATTCCGAGTTCAAAAGATCGGAGTGGAATACAAGCTGGACGCGCACGGCCTGTGTTGTGACCGCGCAAGACGGCACATGGGGGGTGGGATTTACCAATCACAGTGGTCCGGTGCTCAGTATTATCAACGATCATTTTGCCCCTTTGCTCGAAGGGCAAAATTGCATGGCGACTGAAAAGTTATGGGATATGATGCGTCGGGCTTCTTCGCCTTATCACACGGCGGGTTTGTCCAGCTATGCCATCAGTGCTGTGGATAATGCTCTGTGGGACTTGAAAGGAAAAATTTTGCAGCGTCCTGTTTACGAGCTTTTGGGCGGTCCTCAAAAAGACAAAATTTTCTGTTATGCCAGCAATACAGATATATCTTATGGTACGGAAAATAGTATTGAATGGTTTCTCGAACTGGGGTTCAAGGCGGTCAAGCTCTTTGCGCGATATGGACCGGAGTCCGGTATTGAGGGAATAAATAAGACTGAAGAACTGGTTGCAAAAACGCGCGAGCAGATTGGCGATGATGTCGAACTCATGCTCGATGCGTGGATGTCGCTCAACGTCGAGTACACGGTTCGCCTCGTCGAGGCTCTCAAACCGTATCGTCTCAAGTGGCTTGAAGACTATGTGCTGCCCGAAGATATGGAAAGCTATATGAAAGTGCGCCAACGCGTTCCCGGGCAGATTCTCGCAACGGGTGAGCACTGGTACACCATCCATCCCTTTGCCACAGCCGCGAGCCAGGGGCTTGTCGATATTTTGCAACCCGATATTCAGTGGGCAGGTGGTGTGACGGCCTTGATGCGGATATGCCATATTGCCGAGGCGCATGGACTAACGGTTATCAGCCACGCGGGCATGAATTACCCCTACGGTCAGCACCTTTCTTATGCTATGCCAGCGATACAGTGGGGCGAGCGTTCCGAAGGGGTGTCGCCTCCGGGCGTCCCGCTTGAAGAACGCGTCGCGCTGCCGGGAACCCCCGTGATCAAAGACGGTTATCTCATTCCGAGCAATGCCCCCGGTTTTGGTCTTGAAATCACGAAAGACTGGTTGGAGCAAAAGGTCGTATAA
- a CDS encoding RidA family protein produces the protein MLIAKAEGHYHFLKGIDPYSCGVIADPGWEIVHVTLEQAVPWRQGFDRVEAYLQEVGRDRQALCGMELRSPAPFTMAGFIAFNRDYCQVLKAWDLYVGELNPVARTNVAPLFDPPGEPVLHAFSYTVPAATDTPRTLVIAGAGELREGILLEQGIVRSGDTSAEAMREKVGYVVDVMVERLFGLGGAWEMINAVDVYTVHSLDGLVEDILFNRIGPVRRHGFRWHFTRPPVVDIEFEMDMRGVRRDFVI, from the coding sequence ATGTTGATTGCTAAGGCTGAAGGACACTACCACTTTCTCAAGGGTATTGACCCTTACTCTTGCGGCGTTATTGCCGATCCCGGCTGGGAGATCGTTCATGTGACACTGGAACAGGCGGTGCCCTGGCGGCAGGGGTTTGATCGGGTCGAGGCGTATTTGCAGGAGGTCGGGCGAGATCGACAGGCATTGTGTGGCATGGAGTTGCGTTCGCCTGCGCCTTTTACTATGGCGGGGTTTATCGCTTTCAATCGGGATTATTGTCAGGTGCTCAAGGCATGGGACCTGTACGTGGGAGAGTTGAATCCAGTAGCTCGCACCAATGTGGCACCGCTGTTCGATCCGCCGGGGGAACCGGTGCTGCACGCATTTTCCTATACGGTGCCGGCAGCGACTGATACACCCCGGACTCTGGTGATCGCCGGGGCAGGGGAATTGCGCGAGGGGATATTATTGGAGCAGGGGATTGTCCGCAGTGGGGATACCAGTGCAGAAGCGATGCGGGAGAAGGTTGGTTATGTGGTGGATGTAATGGTCGAGCGATTGTTTGGTCTGGGTGGGGCATGGGAGATGATCAATGCGGTGGATGTGTACACGGTGCATTCTCTGGACGGCCTGGTAGAGGATATTTTGTTCAATCGCATTGGGCCAGTCCGACGGCACGGTTTCCGCTGGCACTTTACCCGGCCGCCAGTGGTCGATATTGAATTTGAGATGGATATGCGAGGGGTGCGGCGGGACTTTGTGATATAA